One Janthinobacterium sp. TB1-E2 genomic region harbors:
- a CDS encoding peptidylprolyl isomerase has translation MGISVNGIDIDDADIAQELPHHDGAGNPLKQAVHELVLRRLLLDEAERLGVQGDSIDDRIEALFAQEVRVPPADDAACRTFYAQRPQLFSSGALVEARHILFQVTPEAPLELLRTTAQAVLDALKLAPERFGELAAQYSNCPSGALGGNLGQLSPGQSVPEFDALLFRLEAGALAGHLLETRFGYHIVQVLRRVEGQPIAYEAVQAQIADRLSRAAWQRAVHQYLHLLVGRAEIAGIELEGTASPLVQ, from the coding sequence ATGGGAATCTCCGTCAATGGCATCGATATCGACGATGCCGACATCGCGCAGGAACTACCGCATCACGACGGTGCCGGCAACCCTTTGAAGCAGGCCGTGCATGAACTGGTGCTGCGCCGGCTGTTGCTAGACGAAGCCGAACGCCTCGGCGTGCAGGGCGACAGTATTGACGACCGCATCGAAGCGCTGTTTGCGCAGGAAGTGCGCGTGCCGCCCGCCGACGATGCGGCTTGCCGCACCTTTTATGCGCAGCGCCCGCAGCTGTTTAGCAGCGGGGCGCTGGTCGAGGCGCGCCACATCCTGTTCCAGGTGACGCCCGAGGCGCCCCTGGAGCTGCTGCGCACGACGGCGCAAGCCGTGCTCGACGCCTTGAAACTGGCGCCCGAACGCTTCGGCGAACTGGCGGCGCAGTATTCGAACTGCCCGTCGGGCGCCCTGGGCGGCAACCTGGGCCAGCTGTCGCCGGGCCAGAGCGTGCCGGAGTTCGACGCGCTGCTGTTCCGCCTGGAAGCGGGCGCGCTGGCCGGCCATTTGCTGGAAACGCGCTTCGGCTACCACATCGTGCAAGTGCTGCGCAGGGTCGAGGGCCAGCCCATCGCCTACGAGGCCGTGCAGGCGCAGATCGCCGACCGCCTGTCGCGGGCCGCGTGGCAGCGCGCCGTGCACCAGTATCTGCACTTGCTGGTGGGGCGCGCCGAGATCGCCGGCATCGAGCTCGAAGGCACGGCCAGCCCGCTGGTTCAGTAG
- the moaA gene encoding GTP 3',8-cyclase MoaA, which produces MGSVKLQDRFGRSIDYVRLSVTDRCDLRCSYCMPKGFRGFEEPKDWLTFDEIERLLGIFVRLGTRRVRLTGGEPLLRRNLPELAQRLTALPGLQDLSLSTNATQLGKHAVALRAAGVDRINVSLDSLDRACMQQITGRDSLQPILDGLMAGKAAGFDPIKINMVAMRGINDGQIEAMAAFCIEQQFILRLIEAMPMGSTGRNASYMPLGPVRERLAARFGLVPQATELGGGPARYMATADGRSSIGFITPMSQHFCASCNRVRLSVDGTLYLCLGQEEKFALGPMLRGGATDAEIEAAIRAAIELKPQQHDFNTQPDKIIRFMAQTGG; this is translated from the coding sequence ATGGGTAGCGTCAAGTTGCAGGACCGTTTTGGCCGTTCGATCGATTATGTGCGGCTGTCCGTCACCGACCGCTGCGACTTGCGCTGCAGTTACTGCATGCCCAAGGGCTTTCGCGGCTTCGAGGAGCCGAAGGACTGGCTGACGTTCGACGAGATCGAACGCCTGCTGGGCATCTTCGTTCGCCTCGGCACGCGCCGCGTGCGCCTGACGGGCGGCGAACCGCTGTTGCGGCGCAACCTGCCGGAACTGGCGCAGCGGCTGACGGCATTGCCTGGTTTGCAGGACTTGTCGCTGTCGACCAACGCCACCCAGTTGGGCAAGCACGCCGTGGCTTTGCGCGCGGCGGGCGTGGACCGCATCAACGTCAGCCTCGATTCGCTCGACCGCGCCTGCATGCAGCAGATCACGGGGCGCGACAGCCTGCAGCCGATTCTCGATGGGCTGATGGCGGGCAAGGCAGCCGGTTTCGACCCGATCAAGATCAATATGGTGGCCATGCGCGGCATCAATGACGGCCAGATCGAGGCCATGGCGGCGTTTTGCATCGAGCAGCAGTTCATCCTGCGCCTGATTGAAGCCATGCCGATGGGCAGCACGGGCCGCAATGCCAGTTATATGCCGCTCGGTCCTGTGCGCGAGCGCCTGGCGGCCCGTTTTGGCCTGGTGCCGCAGGCAACAGAGTTGGGCGGCGGGCCGGCGCGCTACATGGCGACAGCCGATGGACGCTCGAGCATCGGCTTCATTACGCCCATGTCGCAGCATTTTTGCGCCAGTTGCAACCGCGTGCGCCTGTCCGTCGATGGTACCCTGTATTTGTGCCTGGGCCAGGAAGAGAAATTCGCCCTCGGCCCCATGCTGCGCGGCGGGGCCACGGATGCGGAGATCGAAGCGGCGATCCGCGCCGCCATCGAACTGAAGCCGCAGCAGCATGATTTCAATACGCAGCCCGATAAAATTATCCGGTTCATGGCGCAGACGGGCGGCTGA
- a CDS encoding type IV pili methyl-accepting chemotaxis transducer N-terminal domain-containing protein, protein MFSSWQKLSTKIVGALLLMLVLALSAIGCTLFLSWQLEGSSAAINETGRLRMQTYRLTLLLASDAREQARQQVLLIDETLAKIGHGDPQRPLFLPPSTAIKSEFERIGTAWRGALRPAALAADSTARARQFEHDADTFVGQVDQLVRLIEHDSEQRTFWLRASQLILVGMAVIGTVSMIYLMFMLIIEPVTRLRLGMQRMKERDFSVRLAVESNDEFGQLASGFNQMADRLQALYGNLEEGVRSKTATLEYRNRELALLYESAAFLQRPQPLEDICGGFMQRIVDYFEADGSTVRVLDAERGNLHMVVHTGLSEELVASEHCLKVGDCLCGTAVEMKVAKVHDMRRIDKAHELRCHREGFATVSVFHIHAHEQHLGFFNLHFRHARVFSARELALLETLGQLLGIALENLRLAAREREMAISEERNLVAQGLHDSIAQSLNFLNLQVQMLDDSVRNARFDEVAGIVPALHAGVKESYEDVRELLANFRSRLMEDDLIGSLRAAVDKFRRQTGIDAELLADVDGAPFPREQQLQLLFIVQEALSNIRKHAQASHVEVRLADHQDFTLTISDNGVGFDAAAVLEKGDSHVGIHIMRERAQRIDATFDVHACQGGGTTVELHLSREQRRAA, encoded by the coding sequence ATGTTTTCCTCCTGGCAGAAGCTGTCGACCAAGATCGTCGGCGCGCTGCTGCTCATGCTGGTGCTGGCCTTGAGTGCCATCGGCTGCACCCTGTTCCTGTCCTGGCAGCTCGAAGGCAGTTCGGCCGCCATCAACGAGACGGGCCGGCTGCGCATGCAGACCTACCGCCTGACCCTGCTGCTTGCCAGCGATGCGCGCGAACAGGCGCGCCAGCAAGTGCTGCTGATCGACGAGACCCTGGCCAAGATCGGCCACGGGGACCCGCAGCGCCCCCTGTTCCTGCCCCCCAGTACGGCCATCAAGTCCGAATTCGAACGCATCGGCACGGCCTGGCGCGGCGCATTGCGCCCGGCCGCGCTGGCCGCCGACTCCACCGCGCGCGCGCGCCAGTTCGAGCATGACGCCGATACCTTCGTGGGCCAGGTCGATCAACTGGTGCGCCTGATCGAGCATGATAGCGAACAGCGCACCTTCTGGCTGCGCGCCTCGCAGCTGATCCTCGTCGGCATGGCCGTCATCGGCACGGTCAGCATGATTTACCTGATGTTCATGCTGATCATCGAACCGGTCACGCGGCTGCGCCTGGGCATGCAGCGCATGAAGGAACGCGATTTCAGCGTGCGCCTGGCAGTGGAAAGCAATGACGAATTCGGCCAGCTGGCCAGTGGCTTCAACCAGATGGCCGACCGCCTGCAGGCGCTGTACGGCAACCTGGAAGAGGGCGTGCGCAGCAAGACGGCCACCCTCGAATACCGCAACCGCGAACTGGCGCTGCTGTACGAAAGCGCCGCCTTTTTGCAGCGCCCGCAGCCGCTGGAAGACATCTGCGGCGGCTTCATGCAGCGCATCGTCGATTATTTCGAGGCGGACGGCTCCACCGTGCGCGTGCTCGACGCCGAGCGGGGCAACCTGCATATGGTCGTGCATACGGGCCTGTCCGAGGAACTGGTGGCGTCCGAGCATTGCCTGAAGGTGGGCGACTGCCTGTGCGGCACGGCTGTCGAGATGAAGGTGGCGAAGGTGCACGACATGCGCCGCATCGACAAGGCGCACGAGCTGCGCTGCCACCGCGAGGGCTTTGCCACCGTCTCCGTCTTCCATATCCATGCGCACGAACAGCACCTGGGCTTCTTCAACCTGCATTTCCGCCATGCGCGCGTGTTTTCCGCGCGCGAGCTGGCCTTGCTGGAAACCCTGGGCCAGCTGCTGGGCATCGCGCTGGAAAACCTGCGCCTGGCCGCGCGCGAACGCGAAATGGCCATTTCCGAAGAGCGCAACCTGGTGGCGCAGGGCCTGCACGACAGCATCGCGCAAAGCCTCAATTTCCTCAACCTGCAGGTGCAGATGCTCGACGACTCCGTGCGCAACGCGCGTTTCGACGAGGTGGCGGGCATCGTGCCGGCTCTGCATGCAGGCGTGAAGGAAAGCTACGAGGACGTGCGCGAACTGCTGGCCAATTTCCGCAGCCGCCTGATGGAGGACGATCTGATCGGCTCCCTGCGCGCGGCCGTGGACAAATTCCGCCGCCAGACGGGCATCGACGCCGAACTGCTGGCCGATGTGGACGGCGCGCCGTTCCCCCGCGAGCAGCAATTGCAGTTATTATTCATCGTGCAGGAAGCGCTGTCGAATATCCGCAAGCACGCCCAGGCCAGCCACGTCGAAGTGCGCCTCGCCGATCACCAGGACTTTACCCTGACGATCAGCGATAATGGCGTGGGCTTCGACGCTGCCGCCGTGCTGGAAAAGGGCGACAGCCATGTCGGCATCCATATCATGCGCGAGCGCGCGCAGCGCATCGACGCCACGTTCGACGTGCATGCCTGCCAGGGCGGCGGCACCACGGTCGAATTGCATCTGTCGCGCGAGCAGCGCCGCGCCGCCTGA
- a CDS encoding response regulator yields the protein METPDKPITVMLVDDHALFRSGIRSLLQRHTDFSVVGEAADGVEGIKRAIQLQPDVVLLDLNMAGMSGVEALQLMQHDCPDTAIVMLTVSEDAEDLATALRAGACGYLIKNIDADYLVRAIRRAAAGEVVIAEAMTGKLVAQLQAGTRREEPVSELDKLTPREKEIIDCLSRGESNKGIARTLDLAESTVKIHVQNVLKKLNLTSRVQAAVYAVEHRQGK from the coding sequence ATGGAGACACCCGATAAACCGATCACCGTCATGCTGGTCGATGACCACGCGCTGTTCCGCAGCGGCATACGCTCGCTGCTGCAGCGGCATACGGACTTTTCCGTCGTGGGCGAGGCGGCCGATGGCGTGGAAGGCATCAAGCGTGCCATCCAGCTGCAGCCCGACGTGGTGCTGCTGGACCTGAACATGGCCGGCATGTCCGGCGTGGAAGCGCTGCAGCTGATGCAGCACGACTGCCCCGACACGGCCATCGTCATGCTGACCGTGTCGGAAGACGCGGAAGACCTGGCCACGGCCCTGCGGGCGGGCGCCTGCGGCTATCTGATCAAGAATATCGACGCCGACTACCTGGTGCGCGCCATCCGCCGCGCTGCCGCCGGCGAAGTCGTCATCGCCGAAGCGATGACGGGCAAGCTGGTGGCGCAGCTGCAGGCGGGCACGCGGCGCGAGGAACCCGTGTCGGAACTGGACAAGCTCACGCCGCGTGAAAAGGAAATCATCGATTGCCTGTCGCGCGGCGAGAGCAACAAGGGCATCGCGCGCACCCTCGACCTGGCTGAAAGCACGGTCAAGATCCACGTGCAGAACGTGCTGAAAAAACTCAACCTCACCAGCCGCGTGCAGGCGGCCGTGTACGCGGTCGAGCACCGGCAGGGCAAGTAG
- a CDS encoding NnrS family protein: MAITPISEPSSPPAAASAAPWHAGHAVWQLGFRPFYLLAAVFAAIGIPLWLASYAGWLTGGLQVGLGWHMHEMVFGFALAVVVGFLYTAGRNWTGLPTPHGARLMALVGLWLAGRVAMLCGPGLLPALVDWLFLPLAAWPLYLVLRRSGNTRNLFLVGLLALLALANGLFHAAVLGWLPLSLFVPVQAAIFIIVLIESVIGARVIPMFTRNGAPGSTPVASPKRALAAVACMAAAAIAWLAGAPAWLTAPLAFCAAGVSLANLLAWQPQRTLRVPLLWILHLSYAWIGIGFALLAAASLGLLPASAALHALTVGSMAGLIIGMMTRTTLGHTGRPLKGGKAEAVMYWLIQLGALARLLAAVGPVSLAMPLLLAAGACWSLAFGLYACVYAPYLWRARVDGREG; encoded by the coding sequence ATGGCCATTACCCCGATCAGCGAACCATCTTCTCCTCCCGCCGCCGCCAGCGCCGCGCCCTGGCATGCCGGCCACGCCGTCTGGCAACTGGGTTTTCGCCCGTTCTACCTGCTGGCGGCCGTGTTTGCGGCCATCGGCATTCCCCTGTGGCTGGCCAGCTATGCGGGCTGGCTGACGGGCGGCCTGCAGGTGGGGCTGGGCTGGCACATGCATGAAATGGTGTTCGGTTTCGCGCTGGCCGTCGTCGTGGGCTTTTTGTACACGGCGGGGCGCAACTGGACGGGCTTGCCGACGCCGCACGGCGCCCGGCTGATGGCGCTGGTGGGGCTGTGGCTGGCGGGGCGCGTGGCCATGCTGTGCGGCCCGGGCCTGCTGCCGGCGCTGGTCGACTGGCTGTTCCTGCCGCTGGCCGCCTGGCCTTTGTACCTGGTGCTGCGCCGCTCGGGCAATACGCGCAACCTGTTCCTCGTCGGCTTGCTGGCCCTGCTGGCGCTGGCCAATGGCCTGTTCCATGCGGCCGTGCTGGGCTGGCTGCCGCTGTCGCTGTTTGTGCCCGTGCAGGCGGCCATTTTCATCATCGTGCTGATCGAATCGGTGATCGGCGCGCGCGTGATCCCCATGTTTACGCGCAATGGCGCACCGGGCAGCACGCCCGTGGCCAGTCCGAAACGGGCGCTGGCGGCCGTGGCCTGCATGGCGGCGGCCGCGATCGCGTGGCTGGCCGGCGCGCCAGCCTGGCTGACGGCGCCGCTGGCCTTCTGCGCCGCTGGCGTGTCGCTGGCCAACCTGCTGGCCTGGCAGCCGCAGCGCACTTTGCGCGTGCCGCTGCTGTGGATTTTGCACCTGTCGTATGCGTGGATCGGCATCGGCTTTGCGCTGCTGGCGGCCGCCAGCCTGGGCCTGCTGCCGGCCAGCGCCGCCTTGCACGCGCTGACGGTGGGCTCGATGGCGGGCCTGATCATCGGCATGATGACGCGCACCACGCTGGGCCACACGGGTCGGCCGCTCAAGGGCGGGAAGGCGGAAGCGGTGATGTACTGGCTGATCCAGCTGGGCGCGCTGGCGCGCCTGCTGGCCGCCGTCGGTCCCGTTTCGCTGGCCATGCCGCTGCTGCTGGCGGCGGGCGCCTGCTGGTCGCTGGCCTTTGGCCTGTATGCATGCGTGTATGCGCCGTATCTGTGGCGCGCCAGGGTGGATGGCCGCGAAGGCTAG
- a CDS encoding response regulator: MSYHTEAAALRRRWIEWLFLLLGLLIVAAALAYAHLAEATRHDEAERERLSVLTALLAKNIEVDLAATNLVLGGVIRDYLAAGPAPDAGQALPRRLAALVDAMPGVRTMLVIDAQGKAVATNIAELADQDFSRRGYFQTARDAPDARMLYISAPFHSFKGDLVITASRMVQDKQGRFAGVVVATFAPEYFTAKFRTAMYAPDVWAVVLHGDGQQFLNYPARTANGGNMDVPGSFLRRFRDSGYQAGVLSGVEIADAGAHTAPRIMAMATIAPTALHMDRALIIGLSREEAAIAAPLRRQALGYVLSFAVLALASASLLFWSQRRRRQQTAWHAEQESERQAMQAMSDSETRFRTLIEDAPVAIAILRHGRFIYSNPRYRKLHGYTMEDNLNGLPWSAMISPPSLAALAANEALIEADSPSEQVFEAVGLGKQGLPVPMFKTTTRVLLKDGPATLIFAQDICAQKQAEEAMLLARDAAEAANRSKAEFLANMSHEIRSPLNAILGMAWLLERDGLDGEALQMARKIRAAGQSLLGIINDVLDVSKIEAGHMTIEQAPFRLADVIDKIAASMGVAAHDKPIEVRIGPLPDGVDQVMGDALRLEQVLVNLTSNAIKFTTQGTVELTSALESRDGDAAVLCFSVRDTGIGIAPEVQEAIFSAFAQADTSTTRRFGGTGLGLTICRQLVRLMGGSMRLTSVTGQGSTFSFTVPLQLMAASVPSSPDMHGLRVLLADGKADARGAVAAVAQGLGWSVHAVSGGQAALEHALACADDARPGVIVLAARMPDMDGETTARALREHLPPQDCPIVILAASGTPATAPARRRTDPANPADAILNKPVTASSLYNATMEARQRRAEAAGLDVGLDVAHGALGERVLAGVRVLVVDDSDINRDVVNHILCDQGALPSFACDGQQALDWLLAHPADVDIVLMDVQMPVMDGLQATRALRQLPQFQDLPVVALTAGAFQTQRAAALEAGVNHFISKPFDVPQTIALIARAHRRHAQGLPALPPVVAEAAIPMRTGGAAPVIDLTQGMEQWLDEAPYRQHLSHFGSTYRNTVGAMRALLAADARADAAALAHKLAGVAGSLALPATVHAAQQAEQLLHAGDDASAALDALEQALAQAIEAAAAYTAQTPPGQATVPMTNLPA, encoded by the coding sequence ATGAGCTATCACACAGAGGCGGCGGCGTTGCGCAGACGATGGATCGAGTGGCTGTTCCTGCTTCTCGGGCTGCTGATCGTCGCTGCCGCCCTCGCCTACGCGCACCTGGCCGAAGCGACGCGGCATGACGAGGCCGAACGCGAGCGCCTGAGCGTGCTGACGGCGCTGCTGGCAAAAAACATCGAAGTCGACCTGGCGGCGACCAACCTGGTGCTCGGCGGCGTGATCCGCGACTATCTTGCCGCCGGCCCCGCACCGGACGCCGGCCAGGCGCTGCCGCGGCGCCTGGCCGCGCTGGTCGACGCCATGCCGGGCGTGCGCACCATGCTGGTCATCGATGCGCAAGGCAAGGCGGTCGCCACCAACATCGCGGAACTGGCGGACCAGGATTTTTCGCGCCGCGGCTACTTCCAGACGGCGCGCGATGCCCCCGATGCGCGCATGCTGTACATCTCGGCGCCCTTCCATTCCTTCAAGGGCGACCTGGTCATCACGGCGTCGCGCATGGTGCAGGACAAACAGGGCCGCTTTGCCGGCGTGGTGGTGGCCACCTTCGCCCCCGAATACTTCACGGCCAAGTTCCGCACCGCCATGTACGCCCCCGACGTGTGGGCCGTGGTGCTGCATGGCGACGGCCAGCAGTTCCTCAACTACCCGGCCAGGACTGCCAATGGCGGCAATATGGACGTCCCCGGCAGCTTCCTGCGGCGCTTTCGCGACAGCGGCTACCAGGCGGGCGTCCTGAGCGGCGTCGAAATTGCCGACGCCGGCGCCCACACCGCCCCCCGCATCATGGCCATGGCGACCATCGCCCCCACGGCCCTGCACATGGACCGCGCCCTGATCATCGGCCTGAGCCGCGAAGAAGCGGCCATCGCCGCCCCGCTGCGGCGCCAGGCGCTCGGCTACGTCCTCTCCTTTGCCGTGCTGGCGCTGGCCTCGGCCAGCCTGCTGTTCTGGAGCCAGCGGCGGCGCCGGCAGCAGACCGCCTGGCATGCGGAACAGGAAAGCGAGCGCCAGGCCATGCAAGCCATGTCCGACAGCGAAACGCGCTTTCGCACCCTGATCGAAGATGCGCCCGTGGCCATCGCCATCCTGCGCCACGGCCGCTTCATCTATTCGAATCCCCGCTACCGCAAGCTGCACGGCTACACGATGGAAGACAATCTGAACGGCCTGCCCTGGTCCGCCATGATTTCCCCGCCATCGCTGGCGGCGCTGGCCGCCAACGAAGCGCTGATCGAGGCCGATTCGCCCAGCGAACAGGTGTTCGAAGCCGTCGGCCTGGGCAAGCAGGGCCTGCCCGTGCCCATGTTCAAGACCACCACGCGCGTGCTGCTCAAGGATGGACCGGCCACCCTGATCTTTGCCCAGGATATCTGCGCGCAAAAACAGGCCGAAGAGGCCATGCTGCTGGCGCGCGACGCGGCCGAAGCGGCCAACCGCAGCAAGGCGGAATTCCTCGCCAACATGAGCCATGAAATCCGCTCGCCGCTCAACGCCATCCTCGGCATGGCCTGGCTGCTGGAACGCGACGGCCTCGATGGCGAAGCGCTGCAGATGGCGCGCAAGATCCGCGCCGCCGGCCAGTCGCTGCTGGGCATCATCAACGACGTGCTCGACGTGTCGAAAATCGAGGCGGGCCACATGACCATCGAACAGGCGCCGTTCCGCCTGGCCGACGTGATCGACAAGATCGCCGCCAGCATGGGCGTTGCCGCGCATGACAAGCCGATCGAGGTGCGCATCGGGCCGCTGCCCGACGGCGTCGACCAGGTGATGGGCGACGCGCTGCGGCTGGAACAGGTGCTGGTCAACCTGACCAGCAATGCCATCAAGTTCACCACGCAGGGCACGGTCGAGCTGACAAGCGCACTGGAAAGCCGCGACGGCGACGCCGCGGTGCTGTGTTTCAGCGTGCGCGACACGGGCATCGGTATCGCGCCTGAAGTGCAGGAAGCGATCTTTTCCGCCTTCGCCCAGGCCGACACGTCCACCACGCGCCGCTTCGGCGGCACGGGCCTGGGCCTGACCATCTGCCGCCAGCTGGTGCGCCTGATGGGTGGCTCCATGCGCCTGACCAGCGTCACGGGCCAGGGCAGCACCTTCAGCTTCACGGTGCCGCTGCAGCTGATGGCCGCCAGCGTCCCGTCCTCGCCCGACATGCACGGCTTGCGCGTCTTGCTGGCCGATGGCAAGGCCGACGCGCGCGGCGCCGTGGCCGCCGTGGCGCAGGGCCTGGGCTGGAGCGTGCATGCCGTCTCCGGCGGCCAGGCGGCGCTCGAGCATGCGCTGGCCTGCGCCGATGACGCGCGGCCCGGCGTCATCGTGCTGGCCGCGCGCATGCCCGACATGGACGGCGAAACCACGGCGCGCGCCCTGCGCGAGCACCTGCCGCCGCAGGATTGCCCCATCGTTATCCTGGCGGCCAGCGGCACGCCGGCGACAGCGCCCGCGCGCCGCCGTACGGACCCGGCCAATCCGGCCGATGCCATCCTCAATAAACCGGTGACGGCGTCCAGCCTGTACAACGCGACGATGGAAGCGCGCCAGCGGCGCGCCGAAGCGGCCGGCCTGGACGTGGGCCTGGACGTTGCTCATGGAGCGCTGGGCGAGCGCGTGCTGGCCGGCGTGCGCGTGCTGGTGGTCGACGACAGCGACATCAACCGGGACGTGGTCAACCATATCCTGTGCGACCAGGGCGCCCTGCCCTCGTTCGCCTGCGACGGCCAGCAGGCGCTGGACTGGCTGCTGGCCCACCCGGCCGACGTCGACATCGTGCTGATGGATGTGCAGATGCCCGTCATGGACGGCTTGCAGGCGACGCGCGCGCTGCGCCAGCTGCCGCAGTTCCAGGACCTGCCCGTGGTGGCGCTGACGGCCGGGGCGTTCCAGACGCAGCGCGCGGCGGCGCTGGAAGCGGGGGTGAACCATTTCATCAGCAAACCTTTCGACGTGCCGCAGACCATCGCCCTGATCGCGCGCGCGCACCGGCGCCATGCGCAAGGGCTGCCGGCCCTGCCGCCCGTCGTGGCCGAAGCGGCGATACCCATGCGGACAGGCGGCGCGGCGCCCGTGATCGACCTGACGCAAGGCATGGAGCAGTGGCTCGACGAAGCACCCTACCGCCAGCACCTGTCGCACTTCGGCAGCACCTACCGCAACACCGTGGGCGCCATGCGCGCGCTGCTGGCGGCCGATGCACGCGCCGACGCCGCCGCGCTGGCGCACAAGCTGGCCGGCGTGGCCGGCAGCCTGGCCCTGCCCGCCACCGTGCACGCGGCCCAGCAAGCCGAACAGCTGCTGCACGCGGGCGACGATGCGTCGGCCGCCCTCGATGCACTGGAACAGGCGCTGGCGCAGGCCATCGAGGCCGCCGCCGCATACACGGCACAGACGCCGCCCGGCCAGGCGACCGTGCCAATGACAAACTTGCCAGCCTAG
- a CDS encoding sensor histidine kinase, with protein sequence MQQHRYGKAMAWQRWERWDARTLLSLFMAVLLTGLWSITVLQLRHAYDSAIAGAGRDARSMARVFDEHAIRTIEAADQAATYLRSRYQALGSGLDIVTDLRQGLKPGPLYNLFTIVDEQGDMALSSRPFQPTRLADREHIRVHMQRDSGELYISKPVLGRVSKKWSIQMTRRINHADGRFKGVVVVSMDPYYFTRLYDEVDLGDNSSTELVGSDGVVRARRVGAADTIGQDIGASKVFSLMQGKTRGGFTERSPVDGIVRFYAFEKLAGYPLYMLVGLDRDTVLADYVSRRNQALLMAAITSALIVLSWAALVLLIGRLVDSRARAIAASEAKSRFLSNMSHELRTPLNGILGFSELLQEQLREPEQAAYAQTIQDSGRQLLSMVEAAMELSALEHDQVRLESAAAPLDQLLELALAPHRPRAAHKGLQLAAQVAPATPPSIDCDRVRFVRVLDILLDNAIRYTAAGRVDVHVTHSGADLQIEVRDTGIGIAQAQQGVIFDKFSQADDSPSRAHDGAGMGLAIARQLVALMGGSIGVASAPGQGAVFRLRLPLGGKLTTLSHA encoded by the coding sequence ATGCAACAGCACAGATACGGGAAGGCCATGGCCTGGCAGCGTTGGGAGCGCTGGGATGCGCGCACCCTGCTGTCGCTCTTCATGGCCGTGCTGCTGACGGGGCTGTGGAGCATCACCGTGCTGCAACTGCGGCACGCCTACGACAGTGCCATCGCCGGCGCCGGGCGCGATGCGCGCAGCATGGCGCGCGTCTTCGACGAGCACGCGATCCGCACGATCGAGGCGGCGGACCAGGCGGCCACGTATTTGCGCAGCCGCTACCAGGCGCTGGGCAGCGGCCTCGACATCGTAACGGACCTGCGGCAAGGCCTCAAGCCCGGCCCCCTGTACAACCTGTTTACCATCGTCGACGAACAGGGCGACATGGCGCTGTCAAGCCGCCCCTTCCAGCCGACCAGGCTGGCCGACCGCGAACACATCCGGGTACACATGCAGCGCGACAGCGGTGAACTGTATATCAGCAAGCCGGTGCTGGGCCGCGTGTCGAAAAAATGGTCGATTCAGATGACGCGCCGCATCAACCATGCCGATGGCCGGTTCAAGGGCGTGGTGGTGGTCTCGATGGATCCGTATTACTTTACCCGCCTGTACGACGAAGTCGACCTCGGCGACAACAGCTCCACCGAGCTTGTCGGCAGCGACGGCGTGGTGCGCGCGCGCCGGGTCGGTGCCGCCGACACCATCGGCCAGGATATCGGCGCCAGCAAGGTATTTTCCTTAATGCAAGGTAAAACGCGGGGCGGCTTCACCGAGCGCAGTCCCGTCGACGGCATCGTGCGCTTTTACGCATTTGAAAAACTGGCCGGCTACCCGCTGTACATGCTGGTCGGGCTGGACCGCGACACGGTATTGGCCGACTACGTCTCGCGCCGCAACCAGGCCTTGCTGATGGCGGCCATCACGAGCGCGCTGATCGTGCTGTCGTGGGCCGCGCTGGTGCTGCTGATCGGCCGCCTGGTCGACAGCCGCGCCAGGGCCATCGCCGCCAGCGAAGCCAAGTCGCGCTTCCTGTCGAACATGTCGCATGAATTGCGCACGCCCCTCAACGGCATCCTCGGTTTCTCCGAGCTGCTGCAAGAGCAGCTGCGCGAGCCGGAACAGGCCGCCTACGCGCAAACGATACAGGACAGCGGCCGCCAGTTGCTGTCCATGGTCGAGGCGGCGATGGAATTGAGCGCGCTCGAGCACGATCAGGTCAGGCTGGAGTCCGCCGCCGCGCCACTGGACCAGCTGCTGGAACTGGCGCTGGCGCCGCACCGGCCGCGCGCGGCGCACAAGGGCTTGCAGCTGGCCGCTCAAGTGGCGCCCGCCACGCCGCCCAGCATCGATTGCGACCGCGTCCGCTTCGTGCGCGTGCTCGACATCCTGCTCGATAACGCCATCCGCTACACGGCTGCGGGACGGGTCGACGTGCACGTCACGCACAGCGGCGCGGACCTGCAGATCGAGGTGCGCGATACGGGCATCGGCATCGCACAGGCGCAGCAAGGCGTGATCTTCGACAAATTCTCGCAGGCCGACGACTCGCCGAGCCGCGCCCACGATGGCGCCGGCATGGGTCTGGCCATCGCACGCCAGCTCGTCGCGCTGATGGGCGGCAGCATCGGCGTCGCATCCGCGCCGGGCCAGGGCGCCGTCTTCCGCCTGCGGCTGCCGCTGGGCGGCAAATTGACCACACTATCACATGCATAG